AACTTGCAAACTGTCATCTTCTGTCAAATGCTGTCATGTAATCTCTTGTAAATATCATCATTTCTGCTTTCTCATCTAAATATTCCTTATAAACTGTGAATCAAATTctcagtttttattttatattcctcTTTCTAGTTGATGAGGTAATACTGTCTGTTTGCCTACGGATGGTTACTTTTCTTTATTATCAGGATTTCGGGGGTCAAAAGAACAACACTAATATTTGTTTCACAAGAGGCTCCAGCTCCTTATCTTGTTCATTGACTAAGAGCTCTAGCTCTTGACTAATGAGCTGAAACCCTTCTTTCACTGACAGGTGATTCATTTTATTCTTGTGCTTGACGGTACACAAATCTCACCATGATTTACATAAAATGCACATCAGCTCCTCTGGACTCAAAGCTGCACTTAATTTCTTATATTTagtgaaaagaagaagaaagttaATAACATAAGATGTAGAACTGACAACAGAAGAAGAATTAGGAGGGTTGGGTTGCGGAGATGAGGAAATCATCTTGATGACAGACGATCGGACTAGGAAGGATGTAATCATGCAGAGGAAAACCCATACTGTATCTAGAAAAGAAGTAAAGAAGTCTTGACTAAACTGATTACAGAGCTCAGAACTTAGAGAGATTGCTACAAAGAAATAACTATCTGTATATATTGCAACTACTGTATAAGGCCAGTGATCTAGGAAACCTAGAATTACCAGTTTAACTTTATATTTGTCCAACACCATTTTACCATTTGCAATCTAAACCCTTACAATAAGAGTGATCAGACAGAATCTTAATTACATCATCATTCATCAAATGAGTGATGATAAACTAAAGAGTGCAACACAGAGGGGCAAAAGAGCATTAAGCAGTATTCATATCTTCCCTTCAAATTCTCAAAACAAGTTCACATTATTATACTCCACCACATTGATCTACAAATTCAGAAACTATTAATCAGACACCAAGCACCACAAACTCAGTCATTTGCAGTAGCTAACTGCATTGCCAGCAGCTCTTCCTCGGGTATAGTCTTAATATGACAATCAGAGCGAGGATACGCTGCGCACAGCAAAGCAAATCCCCTTTCGACAACATCATCACTAAGCATTCCTTCACTTTGATCAACTTTTCCGCTGATAAGTTGAGCAGGACAGGTCATGCAAACTCCAAGGTTGCAATCATATGGTACCGTCATGCCTTCATCCAATGCCTTTGTTAATATTGTCTCATCAGGCTCAACTTGAAGCTCAGTAGTCTTGCCCTCATGCTCAATTGTCACCTTGTAAGACTTGATGGTAGTAATGCTCCGGTAGCCGCGGCGAAGGCGTGGCTGTACATGCTGGTTTAGCTGCACTGGAGGAAGAAAGGAGGATTGTTTTTTAGATGATGTGAAAGTGAATGAAGGAGAGGTTGTGAAGTGGAGAGTTGCCATGGGTAATGAGAGTTGGAAAAATGAGGACAGGAGTGTGTTGACACTATTGTTGTTTGAGAGGATAAGGTTCTGTTGTTTAATCTGAAGATAGGCCCATttctcatttagcaaaaaaagatAGGCCCATTTCATGAGCGAtattccctctgttttttaatatatgacgtttgatttttttgacacatatttttaaatgttttgaccggatagttaaaatattatttttgaaacttttttttttctgatcaaaaatatataatcaaaattataattcacaaaaaattcaatcaaaaataataatttttactagtCGGTCAACCCACCTAAGAGTACGTGCCCTTGTCAAAAGTGACATAGAAAAAACAGGGAGAGTAAAACATTATTTAAGCAAAAGATGAAGACTCGTAAAAGtttattaacaaaatttacGAGTCTatactgacaaaaaaaaaaaaaaaaaaatttacgaGTCTGTATgcatttaattttgaaatgaaattccTTAAATATTGTATCAAATATTTTCTTTAAGACCTGTCAAATGGTAATTGGTTTAACTTATTATCGGTACCctctcaaaaaaaatttagtatcgAATATCGATACAAAAGAACTGCACACGACTGAATTTcaagtattatatatactagcctttaacccgtgcgaaccACGGGCGAATATAGAATTCgtaatttgttaattattatttaaattttacatcgtcttattagtattttagtattaatgaattagattttaaccagattatatttaccaactaattacattttttggacgactatgaattataccaatatcggtttattataatatagtatataaataatatatacattatatttaaaagaataatagtggagttttttttatcttgtataacATCACAAGTGTTAGTAATttgaacggtataaaactctttaatattgtaagagtaagagaagtctacatgtcacccacttgtagttataaaaaaaagaccgaaccaaaattttgtacgactataaattaaacctatgttgccttattatattagagtatatattatatgtaga
This genomic window from Daucus carota subsp. sativus chromosome 7, DH1 v3.0, whole genome shotgun sequence contains:
- the LOC108193742 gene encoding ferredoxin C 1, chloroplastic, with amino-acid sequence MATLHFTTSPSFTFTSSKKQSSFLPPVQLNQHVQPRLRRGYRSITTIKSYKVTIEHEGKTTELQVEPDETILTKALDEGMTVPYDCNLGVCMTCPAQLISGKVDQSEGMLSDDVVERGFALLCAAYPRSDCHIKTIPEEELLAMQLATAND